From the genome of Thermococcus chitonophagus, one region includes:
- a CDS encoding redox-regulated ATPase YchF: MEIGVVGKPNVGKSTFFSAATLVDVDIANYPFTTIDANVGVTYAIADHPCKELNCTPNPQNYEYRDGKALIPVKMIDVAGLVPGAHEGRGLGNKFLDDLRMASALIHVVDATGKTDAEGQPTDYHDPVEDIEFLGKEIDYWIYGILSKGWDKFAKRIKLQKMKLETAIAEHLSGIGVTENDVWEAMHRLGLSDDPTKWSEEDLLSFASEIRKINKPMIIAANKADAASDEQIERLKKEGEKRGYIVVPTSAAAELTLRKAAKAGFIDYIPGSSDFKILKPMSGKQERALKMIKEKVLDRFGSTGVQEVINRAVFELLQLIPVYPVQDENKLTDQFGNVLPHVFLMKKGSTPRDLAFKVHTDLGKGFLYAINARTKRRIGEDYELQFNDIIKIVAVTR, translated from the coding sequence ATGGAGATAGGTGTCGTCGGTAAGCCAAACGTTGGGAAGTCAACTTTCTTCTCGGCGGCAACGTTAGTTGACGTTGACATAGCGAATTATCCATTCACTACTATAGACGCAAACGTTGGGGTTACGTACGCCATAGCGGATCACCCATGCAAAGAGCTGAACTGCACCCCAAATCCTCAGAACTACGAGTACAGGGACGGGAAAGCACTAATTCCAGTAAAGATGATTGACGTTGCCGGTCTAGTCCCCGGGGCTCACGAGGGCAGGGGGCTCGGTAACAAGTTCCTCGATGATCTGAGAATGGCCTCAGCCCTAATCCACGTCGTCGACGCCACCGGGAAGACCGATGCGGAGGGACAGCCCACGGATTATCATGATCCCGTTGAGGACATAGAGTTCCTTGGGAAGGAGATAGACTACTGGATCTATGGGATACTCAGCAAGGGATGGGATAAGTTCGCTAAGAGGATAAAGTTGCAGAAGATGAAGCTTGAGACGGCCATAGCTGAGCATTTAAGCGGAATAGGAGTTACGGAAAATGATGTTTGGGAGGCCATGCACAGGCTTGGCTTGAGCGATGACCCCACTAAGTGGAGTGAGGAAGACCTCCTTTCGTTTGCGAGTGAAATAAGGAAGATAAACAAGCCCATGATAATAGCGGCGAATAAGGCTGATGCCGCGAGCGATGAACAGATCGAGAGGCTAAAGAAGGAGGGAGAGAAGAGGGGCTACATAGTGGTTCCAACATCCGCTGCAGCTGAACTTACACTGAGGAAAGCTGCAAAGGCGGGCTTCATTGACTACATCCCGGGGAGCTCCGATTTCAAGATTCTAAAGCCGATGAGCGGCAAGCAGGAGAGGGCTCTTAAGATGATCAAGGAAAAGGTGCTAGACAGGTTTGGCTCTACTGGGGTTCAGGAGGTCATAAACAGGGCCGTCTTTGAGCTCCTCCAGCTAATCCCAGTTTATCCGGTTCAAGATGAGAATAAGCTGACCGACCAGTTCGGTAACGTTCTACCCCACGTGTTCCTGATGAAGAAGGGTTCAACGCCAAGGGACTTGGCATTTAAGGTTCACA